The genomic DNA GCTGGAATTCTCCGTTTGAATGTTTACTGCCGAACCACTGTCGGATTTTCAGAAGTATGAAGCAGCTCGATGCACCGGCGAAAGCATAAACACCGGTCCATTTGGTGGCAACGGCTAAAGCAACGGAACAAAAGACCAAAACCAGCGTGGCATAAGGAATTTGAGAAGCGTCCGTTGCTTCTTGTCTCCGAAGATACTGGAATGTGAATATCCACAGCAGCGTCATGAAGAAAACCGAAGTCGTATCGATGCTTGCGTATCGGCTTTCCACAAATGGCATAAAATCAAGACAACCAATCAACATCGTCGTATAGGCCGCGAATCGCGAGGCCAACACCTGGCGCCCCAAGAAAAATAAGGCTACCATCAGAAAGATCCCGGTCAGAGCATGGCTAAAACGCATCCCAAAAGGAGTCATGCCGAACATGAATATTCCTGAAGCAAGCCAATCTTTTCCCAGCGGTGGATGCGTTGTCTCGTAAACGGGGTATCCTTTGATAAACTCATAAGCGGTTCGACCGTGGTAAATCTCGTCAAAATAAGTGCTATTCAAAAAAGTCGGCCTTTCCGCCATGATCGCTTGTTCATCGAAAAGTGGATGCGGCGCGGCAGGAACAAGTTTCCCATCCGTTTCCATTACCAATTGTGGTTGAATTAAGCGGTCATTTCCATCCAAAAAGCCGATTTCATTGATTCTACCGGTCCGCGGCCGCGGAATCAGTTGAATTCTTTCAACGCCGGAGGCAAAGAACCGTTGCCGTTTTAAGACATAATAACCGTCGGTCGCCACGACGGTCGATGGAGTCCATTTGCCGTTGACCCACTGGGCGACCGCGAATTGACCCGTTTCTTCGGCATCATAAATGACTAGCGTCTGGATGTCGACCGGTTTATTGAACCGTACTTCCACCGTTTGGCTGGGTGAATTCAGAGAGACTCCCGTTTGGGGGGTTGCCCATGAACCCAGCCGATAAAAGACGACTCCTCCGTAAGCTAACGCGATTAGCCCAACCAGCAAAAGGTCTTTCTTTCGCAACTGAAATGGGGTAATCTGAATTTTACGAATAAGCGCGGTGCGAAGTTCAGTCATATATTGTTTTAAAAAGAATTTGACGGAGCGATTTTGTTCACCCAATTGCATCTGGAACCGCACGAAAGCGCAGAGGAAGATTCCTAAGTTTACAATCGCCAAAATATAAATTGCTCGGCTATAGCTCGAATTCTGAAATGGCTCCAGTGCATTGCCCATACCGACCTGCAGATTGATAAGCAGTGATAAACTCAAAAATACAGCCCAATAGTAGCTTGGTTTATCCCGATAGTACCCGGCGATTAACCACAATAGAACGACCGGTGCTAATAGTTCACGCGCTTGGAGCCCAGGTGTAAATAAAAACCAGGAAAACAAGCTAATAAACGCGGCTACGATGAGACCCCCCACGGTTTTTCTATGCCACAAATAATAACAGGCATAACTGCTCCCCAAAAGAAATAGAAAGACCATTCCCCCTAAACTCATATTCGTCCAAAAATTCTTCGACTGAATCGTTTCATTTCCGATCAGCATTACAAAGTTTGCCGCTATCATTTTCGAGCTACGCTCTGGTGCTCCATGATAATTAGCGTATTGCATATACCCCGGACTCACTCCGGCGGGCCAGAAGATTAATAAAGACGCTATCAAAAACAACAATCCGACCAAAACGAATCGGATCGCCGAGCGCAATCCGAACCGGCGATGCTGATAAATCAATAATAATGGCAGCAAAAAGCCTACTTCAATTCGAAAATATGACCCGATTCCCCAGAGTACGGCCGCGACCCAAAACTTCTTGATTCGTAAAGTAAGCATGATCAAAGCTGTAAGGAATATAGCGGCTAGTTCCCCCAGATACGCAATTCGGGATTGATCACTTATGGATGAGAAAAAGAAAATTATTACACCGAAAAAAAACAAACCCAATAGAAAATCTTTTTTTCGAATCAGGAGGAAGAATGTCATAGCAATTCCGAATGTAAGACCGAAATTGAGCAATCTAGGCAACCATACCCCATGAGCATTTTCGAGAATAGTAGAAACAGAGAGAATATGGGAAGCCGAAACCGGTCCGATATCCGAGTACGAGTAAGGGATGCGAAAAATCACTGCCACCAGCGTTATCATACCAATGGCTATCCCGCAATGGTTTTGAAAGAATAAACTCCATCGGTTACTTCGAAGCAAGCCAATTTCAGATCT from Hydrogenispora ethanolica includes the following:
- a CDS encoding phospholipid carrier-dependent glycosyltransferase, with the translated sequence MAFLAMGLFLVLLMGILPTRSEIGLLRSNRWSLFFQNHCGIAIGMITLVAVIFRIPYSYSDIGPVSASHILSVSTILENAHGVWLPRLLNFGLTFGIAMTFFLLIRKKDFLLGLFFFGVIIFFFSSISDQSRIAYLGELAAIFLTALIMLTLRIKKFWVAAVLWGIGSYFRIEVGFLLPLLLIYQHRRFGLRSAIRFVLVGLLFLIASLLIFWPAGVSPGYMQYANYHGAPERSSKMIAANFVMLIGNETIQSKNFWTNMSLGGMVFLFLLGSSYACYYLWHRKTVGGLIVAAFISLFSWFLFTPGLQARELLAPVVLLWLIAGYYRDKPSYYWAVFLSLSLLINLQVGMGNALEPFQNSSYSRAIYILAIVNLGIFLCAFVRFQMQLGEQNRSVKFFLKQYMTELRTALIRKIQITPFQLRKKDLLLVGLIALAYGGVVFYRLGSWATPQTGVSLNSPSQTVEVRFNKPVDIQTLVIYDAEETGQFAVAQWVNGKWTPSTVVATDGYYVLKRQRFFASGVERIQLIPRPRTGRINEIGFLDGNDRLIQPQLVMETDGKLVPAAPHPLFDEQAIMAERPTFLNSTYFDEIYHGRTAYEFIKGYPVYETTHPPLGKDWLASGIFMFGMTPFGMRFSHALTGIFLMVALFFLGRQVLASRFAAYTTMLIGCLDFMPFVESRYASIDTTSVFFMTLLWIFTFQYLRRQEATDASQIPYATLVLVFCSVALAVATKWTGVYAFAGASSCFILLKIRQWFGSKHSNGEFQHFWYFQKNLVPTIVSGLLLFLLIVPAIYFVSYIPFLKCSQVAGIFSWDSVREVLASQKWMYQYHSGLTATHPFASSWWGWPFNFKPLWLYSGGYSGPGMKEIIVSLGNPLVWLPGLCSLVLIIYHLLEQRRFSVMHYCFICLLAVYLPWVLVKRVTFIYHYYPVLPLLYVSTAFAVEPLWKMNRSGRRAVLIMAGMAAGAWLLFYPAISGLEISVDYIEKFLRWFPKDWVF